One Amaranthus tricolor cultivar Red isolate AtriRed21 chromosome 1, ASM2621246v1, whole genome shotgun sequence DNA window includes the following coding sequences:
- the LOC130815016 gene encoding uncharacterized protein LOC130815016, with protein MMNASIKSILINPQANSNFLYIKSAFFHSTTFLERARRNYWHIRNNNSNKSRWSDHRRNPFKRKLMRDTNAYVEYMFQSCKSDWDQDNQPFDRGPAWFKNSYNGSGKNRSNTRGHQKSGRRGYTFCEEDDDDDVETIFRSAFGDRFIFWSFVNQDYSHWRSSSHSTNNNSWRRRRRQQYEYEDEDDDDENFTSADNTRKSAALASERTALGLSASGPLKLEDVKNAYRTCALKWHPDRHLGSSKAAAEEKFKLCTAAYQSLCDRLASN; from the exons ATGATGAATGCCTCAATCAAATCTATCCTGATAAACCCTCAAGCAAATtccaattttttatatataaagtcTGCTTTTTTCCATTCCACCACATTTCTGGAGCGTGCTCGTCGCAACTACTGGCATATT AGAAACAATAATAGCAATAAAAGCAGATGGTCAGATCATAGAAGGAACCCTTTCAAGCGAAAATTAATGCGGGATACTAATGCTTATGTTGAGTACATGTTTCAG AGCTGCAAATCTGATTGGGACCAAGATAATCAGCCATTTGATAGGGGTCCAGCATGGTTCAAAAATTCTTACAATGGATCTGGAAAGAATCGTTCTAATACTCGAGGACATCAAAAGAGCGGAAGAA GAGGATACACTTTTTGTGAagaagacgacgatgatgatgtAGAGACCATCTTCCGATCAGCATTTGGCGATAGGTTTATCTTTTGGTCATTTGTAAATCAAGACTACTCTCATTGGAGGAGCTCATCACATTCTACTAACAATAACTCTTGGAGACGGAGAAGGAGGCAGCAATATGaatatgaagatgaagatgatgacgATGAAAATTTCACGTCAGCCGACAACACTAGGAAATCCGCCGCTTTGGCTTCAGAGAGAACAGCACTCGGGTTGAGTGCTTCCGGTCCACTAAAACTTGAAGATGTGAAAAATGC ATACCGAACTTGTGCTTTGAAATGGCACCCTGACCGTCATCTGGGTTCCTCTAAG GCTGCCGCTGAGGAGAAGTTTAAGCTTTGCACAGCGGCATATCAATCTTTATGCGATAGGCTGGCTTCAAATTGA
- the LOC130814999 gene encoding nudix hydrolase 23, chloroplastic produces the protein MLKIVQMMIASSSISSSSGFLVNQIVLQRNRFFAISLSSSSLTFPKSPSLSFSRIHCFTGFRMSSTRNESNSSASSSDSPISSGNIRKVNFCQWCGSPTKNEIPDGDEKMRAICTSCGKIAYQNPKMVVGCLIEHENKILLCKRNIQPSFGRWTLPAGFMEMGESAAEGAMRETYEEAGAEVEIMSPYAQLDIPLIGQTYIIFLAKLKKPHFSPGPESIECRLFSLDELPLDSLAFSSMLVTLKLYIEDMKAGKPKFHYGTINKRPGTSPSDIHAFTLDYHLQS, from the exons ATGTTAAAAATTGTGCAGATGATGATTGCTTCTTCCTCAATTTCATCATCTTCTGGGTTCCTGGTTAATCAAATTGTACTCCAACGCAACAGATTTTTCGCAATTTCCTTGTCATCATCCTCACTTACTTTCCCCAAATCTCCATCATTATCATTTTCCAGAATTCATTGTTTCACAGGTTTCAGGATGTCGTCTACACGGAATGAGTCGAATTCAAGTGCTTCTTCTTCTGATTCTCCGATTTCTTCg GGAAATATTCGTAAAGTTAATTTTTGTCAATGGTGTGGTAGCCCTACCAAGAATGAAATACCTGATGGAGATGAGAAGATGAGAGCAATTTGCACTTCATGTGGAAAAATTGCTTATCAGAATCCTAAAATG GTTGTGGGTTGCTTGATTGAACATGAGAACAAGATCCTTCTTTGTAAGCGTAACATTCAACCTTCTTTTGGTCGTTG GACTCTTCCTGCTGGTTTCATGGAAATGGGCGAGTCTGCTGCAGAAGGAGCTATGCGGGAGACCTATGAAGAAGCGGGTGCAGAAGTTGAAATTATGTCCCCATATGCTCAATTAGACATTCCCCTTATTGGACAA ACTTACATCATTTTTCTGGCTAAGCTCAAGAAGCCACATTTCTCACCTGGCCCTGAGTCAATTGAGTGTCGACTTTTTTCCCTGGACGAATTACCTTTGGATTCTCTGGCATTTTCATCAATGCTCGTGACTCTTAAACTG TACATAGAAGATATGAAAGCTGGTAAACCCAAATTTCATTATGGCACCATCAATAAAAG
- the LOC130815023 gene encoding phytochromobilin:ferredoxin oxidoreductase, chloroplastic encodes MESLSLKSWVNLNPCYQYNNGVYRHGRRKSKVGIQVVSALSYQKFIDFALDEAKSHIHLFPSPLKEKFNQIQAIDGKTKLKFLSFEDSKIRLFRSMHIDGGDALQVLDFGIFPKVAFDLPIFCANFFSTSSMNIIVLDLNPLHNVITNREYKEKYYQSLIPLGIKYAEILPWGGKLTGESLRFFSPIVIWTRFTSSQDKYDVLFDAFCDYYKAWLNLMEQAVEETAAAQIMLNNEAQHKYLTWRAEKDPGHQLLTKLIGEVKARDVLWGFLFNGVDELADKTFLDYFPEYRLEDGTVNVKRSVVGKSFENRPWDSNGEFIANL; translated from the exons ATGGAGTCTCTAAGTTTAAAATCATGGGTCAACCTAAATCCTTGCTATCAGTACAACAATGGTGTTTACAGACATGGAAGGAGGAAGAGTAAAGTGGGAATACAAGTAGTTTCTGCTCTTTCTTACCAAAAATTTATAGACTTTGCTTTGGATGAAGCTAAATCTCATATCCatctttttccttctcctttAAAG GAAAAGTTCAACCAAATTCAAGCTATAGATGGAAAAACAAAGCTCAAATTTCTATCTTTTGAAGActctaaaataagattatttcgCAGTATGCACATTGATGGAGGTGATGCATTGCAG GTGTTGGACTTTGGCATCTTTCCAAAGGTTGCTTTTGACTTGCCTATCTTTTGTGCCAATTTTTTCTCCACCTCGTCAATGAACATAATTGTATT GGATCTCAATCCTTTACATAATGTCATCACAAACCGAGAGTACAAAGAGAAGTATTACCAAAGTTTGATTCCTCTCGGCATTAAGTATGCTGAA ATTTTACCTTGGGGAGGAAAGCTTACGGGTGAATCTTTGAGATTCTTCTCACCCATAGTAATATGGACAAGATTTACTTCGAGCCAAGACAAGTACGATGTTTTGTTTGATGCATTCTGCGACTATTATAAG GCATGGCTTAACTTGATGGAACAGGCAGTGGAGGAGACTGCAGCTGCTCAAATTATGCTCAATAATGAAGCACAACACAAATACTTGACATGGAGAGCAGAAAAA GATCCAGGGCATCAGCTGCTGACGAAGTTGATTGGCGAAGTGAAAGCAAGA GATGTGCTGTGGGGCTTTTTATTCAACGGAGTTGATGAACTAGCTGATAAAACGTTTCTGGACTACTTTCCGGAGTACAGGCTTGAAGATGGAACCGTAAATGTGAAGCGCAGTGTTGTCGGAAAATCCTTTGAGAACCGGCCATGGGATAGTAATGGAGAGTTCATTGCTAATTTATAG
- the LOC130815044 gene encoding RNA-dependent RNA polymerase 2 codes for MAIDFPKVERPTVKVSNIALTVTAQDLLDFIESKIGKDTIFAVEIFTEKTNWKSKGQGRVQFETLDAKYKATQFSLKNDLFFRGSYLSLSNSHDDIVVRPIEPKFRTTNVDLYVGFLDKENKMFVIETFEKVKFWVMPDRRVIEIYVDYDAKFYKLVLQFDDIFEGFGCHFDPHFEVPGILLKLKYAPKIYQKVSGSNLHKRFTADRYHICKEEVEFHWIRSTDFSKKHSIGLSSAFCWEIDGKSMGLDFSSTIPFYKKTLENCIELEEYDEYSSVLGLVPLVNCDDILCLDYELLFQINSLVHTLKISLASVTTELVNFLHTLSLDTAHFVLQKLHRLSSTCYEPLSFIKAQVQALGNARNRSLSTQRLPKNDRIMKCHRALVTPTKICLLGPELEASNYVVKNFSAYASNFMRVTFVDEDWGRLWPKDVSTKTDEGIFSKPLRTNIYHRILSILRDGVVIGNKRFEFLAFSASQLRSNSVWMFASNDKVTANDIREWMGSFNKIRSVSKCAARMGQLFSASWQTLVVPVQDVEVIPDIETNSDGIDYCFSDGIGKISLSFARQVAQKIGEESTPSAFQIRYGGYKGVVAVDRNSFRKLSLRSSMLKFESKNRMLNVTKCCRSQPCYLNREIVTLLTTLDVEDENLEALLQDHIRLLGSMLSSKDAALAVLESTSMGQTKTLAKMMRHGYEPNADPYLLMMLQAYLESQLSELRARCRIYVPKGRVLLGCLDETGLLNYGQVFVRITLRKTELENMDLRVFHKVDEKTAIVTGKVVVTKNPCLHPGDVRVLEAVYEVVLEEKGLIDCLIFPQKGERPHPNECSGGDLDGDLYFISWDEKLIPPKTVAPMDYTACKPRIMDHDVSLEEIQRFFVDYMISDSLGAISNAHLILADREPEKALSPKCVRLANLHSMAVDFAKTGAPAEMPNILKPKEYPDFMERWDKPTYISEGVLGKLYRSTVAATIPKSEIIWSEETARAVYDSELEEPGFETFIDAAKNCKEMYIDKMKALMMFYEASSEYEILSGNLRSKSKILQRDNRRYREVTDRILESVKCLQREVKGWFESSCKVQERKMMASAWYHVTYHPSHCHDSENCLGFPWILSDVLLSIKGANRNES; via the exons ATGGCGATAGACTTTCCCAAAGTGGAGAGACCCACCGTGAAGGTGTCAAACATTGCCCTAACAGTAACCGCACAAGACCTTCTGGATTTTATCGAATCCAAAATCGGTAAGGATACAATCTTCGCTGTTGAAATCTTCACTGAGAAGACTAATTGGAAGTCTAAGGGTCAAGGTAGGGTTCAATTTGAAACCCTAGATGCTAAATACAAAGCAACCCAATTTTCTCTTAAAAATGATCTTTTCTTTAGGGGTTCTTACCTTTCACTCTCTAATTCTCATGATGATATTGTGGTTAGACCCATTGAACCCAAATTTAGGACTACCAATGTTGATTTGTATGTGGGTTTTCTTGATAAAGAGAATAAAATGTTTGTAATAGAAACTTTTGAGAAAGTTAAGTTCTGGGTTATGCCTGATAGGCGTGTAATTGAGATTTATGTTGATTATGATGCTAAATTTTATAAGTTGGTTCTTCAATTTGATGATATATTTGAGGGTTTTGGCTGTCACTTTGATCCTCATTTTGAAGTTCCTGGCATTCTTCTTAAG CTCAAGTATGCACCAAAGATATACCAAAAGGTTTCAGGGTCTAATTTGCATAAAAGGTTTACTGCTGACCGCTATCATATCTGCAAGGAAGAAGTTGAGTTTCATTGGATCCGTTCTACCGATTTTTCAAAGAAACATTCGATTGGACTATCTTCTGCATTTTGTTGGGAAATTGATGGGAAATCAATGGGTCTAGATTTTTCTTCCACCATTCCTTTCTATAAGAAAACTTTGGAAAATTGCATCGAATTAGAGGAATACGATGAATATTCTTCCGTCTTAGGTCTCGTTCCACTTGTTAATTGTGACGACATTTTGTGCTTGGATTATGAACTTCTTTTCCAAATCAACTCCCTTGTCCACACCCTAAAAATAAGTCTCGCTTCTGTGACTACCGAGCTTGTTAATTTTCTCCATACTTTGAGCTTAGACACTGCTCATTTTGTCCTTCAAAAGCTGCATAGGTTGAGTTCCACATGTTACGAGCCACTTTCGTTTATTAAGGCTCAGGTACAGGCTCTAGGTAATGCACGTAATCGTAGTCTATCAACTCAAAGACTCCCGAAGAACGATAGAATAATGAAATGTCATAGGGCTCTAGTCACCCCGACAAAAATATGCCTCTTAGGTCCCGAACTGGAGGCTTCAAACTATGTTGTCAAGAACTTTTCAGCCTATGCGTCGAATTTCATGAGAGTAACTTTTGTAGATGAGGACTGGGGTAGGTTATGGCCGAAGGATGTGTCGACCAAAACTGATGAAGGCATATTCTCAAAGCCGTTAAGAACAAATATATATCACCGGATATTGTCTATTCTTCGTGATGGGGTTGTGATCGGTAATAAAAGATTTGAGTTCCTGGCTTTTTCAGCGAGCCAACTCCGGTCAAATTCTGTGTGGATGTTTGCTTCCAATGATAAAGTGACGGCAAATGATATACGCGAATGGATGGGTAGTTTCAACAAGATCCGTAGTGTTTCAAAATGTGCAGCTCGGATGGGCCAATTATTCAGTGCATCTTGGCAGACCTTGGTTGTTCCTGTGCAGGATGTGGAAGTGATTCCTGATATTGAAACCAATTCAGATGGAATTGACTATTGCTTCTCCGATGGTATTGGGAAGATCTCCCTTTCGTTTGCTCGACAAGTTGCGCAAAAGATTGGTGAAGAGTCCACTCCCTCAGCGTTTCAGATTCGGTATGGTGGTTATAAAGGTGTAGTAGCTGTAGACCGGAATTCCTTCCGGAAGCTATCTCTACGTAGTAGCATGCTCAAGTTCGAATCTAAAAATAGAATGCTTAATGTCACCAAGTGTTGTAGGTCCCAACCATGTTACTTAAATAGAGAGATTGTTACTCTTTTAACCACTTTGGACGTTGAGGACGAGAATCTTGAAGCTTTGTTGCAGGATCACATCCGTCTTCTTGGTAGTATGTTGTCAAGTAAGGATGCCGCTTTGGCGGTGTTAGAGAGCACCAGTATGGGTCAAACTAAAACTCTCGCTAAAATGATGCGTCATGGTTATGAACCAAACGCAGACCCGTATCTCTTGATGATGCTACAAGCATACCTCGAAAGCCAATTGTCCGAGTTGAGAGCTCGGTGCCGCATTTATGTTCCAAAAGGTCGGGTTTTGCTTGGATGCTTAGATGAGACAGGCTTGTTAAATTATGGCCAGGTGTTCGTCCGTATTACCTTGAGGAAGACCGAACTCGAAAATATGGATTTGCGGGTCTTTCACAAGGTGGACGAGAAAACTGCAATAGTTACAGGGAAGGTCGTTGTCACCAAGAATCCTTGCTTGCACCCAGGCGATGTCAGAGTTCTCGAGGCTGTCTATGAAGTTGTACTAGAGGAGAAGGGACTAATCGACTGCCTGATCTTCCCGCAGAAAGGAGAAAG GCCTCATCCAAACGAATGTTCTGGAGGTGACTTAGACggtgatttatattttataagctGGGACGAAAAGCTCATACCACCTAAAACTGTAGCACCGATGGACTACACTGCATGTAAGCCTCGGATTATGGACCATGACGTATCTCTTGAG GAGATTCAACGGTTCTTTGTCGATTACATGATCAGTGATTCGTTGGGAGCTATCTCAAATGCACACTTGATCCTTGCAGATCGTGAACCGGAAAAAGCCCTGAGTCCTAAATGTGTGCGCTTGGCCAACCTGCACTCAATGGCTGTCGACTTTGCAAAAACCGGTGCTCCGGCCGAGATGCCTAATATTCTGAAACCAAAAGAGTATCCTGATTTCATGGAGAGGTGGGATAAACCCACATACATATCCGAAGGGGTTTTAGGCAAGCTTTACCGTTCCACTGTAGCTGCAACTATTCCCAAATCAGAAATTATTTGGTCGGAGGAAACTGCTCGAGCTGTTTACGACTCTGAACTAGAAGAACCCGGGTTTGAGACCTTCATTGATGCTGCTAAAAACTGCAAGGAGATGTACATAGATAAAATGAAGGCGTTGATGATGTTCTATGAAGCGAGTAGTGAGTATGAGATACTCTCGGGTAACCTAAGATCAAAGTCTAAGATTTTGCAGCGAGATAACAGGAGGTATCGAGAGGTGACAGATCGGATATTGGAATCGGTAAAATGTTTACAAAGAGAAGTGAAAGGATGGTTTGAGAGTAGCTGCAAAGTACAAGAGCGTAAAATGATGGCTTCGGCATGGTACCATGTTACTTACCACCCGTCTCATTGCCATGACAGCGAGAACTGCCTTGGTTTCCCTTGGATTTTGAGCGATGTTCTGCTTTCGATAAAAGGTGCTAACCGAAATGAATCTTGA
- the LOC130815037 gene encoding uncharacterized protein LOC130815037, translating into MEPNPNNLRTSTPTVTQHVTKASSDQLLRKFADSEDEDEYSPPSSARRSRSVRGGRSRTSLNKKRKLIITITNNNNYNDDEEEQVQSLRMVERNSLLPQYYTRNHCSNSNSASAFLRKHLPITRSHHRHRKSARHFGTNSTFLSALDKTWTKAVRGATKIFMEKHYSRHRILIDDIV; encoded by the exons atggaACCAAACCCTAATAATCTTCGGACTAGTACTCCTACAGTTACTCAGCATGTCACAAAGGCATCCTCCGACCAACTCCTCCGTAAGTTCGCCGATTCTGAAGACGAAGACGAATACTCCCCGCCGTCCTCGGCTCGAAGGTCCCGTTCGGTCCGAGGTGGTCGGTCTCGTACAAGTCTCAACAAAAAGAGGAAACTTATTATTACAAtcacgaataataataattataatgatgatgaagaagagcaggTGCAGAGTTTAAGAATGGTAGAAAGGAATTCACTTCTTCCTCAGTATTATACAAGGAATCATTGTTCTAATTCGAATTCCGCTTCTGCTTTTTTGCGTAAGCATCTTCCTATAACTCGTTCTCATCATCGTCATCGTAAATCTGCAAGGCATTTTGGTACCAATTCTACTTTTCTTTCTGCACTTGATAAG ACATGGACTAAAGCTGTTAGAGGGGCAACCAAAATTTTTATGGAGAAGCATTATAGCCGTCATCGAATTTTGATTGATGATATTGTTTAG